In Chryseobacterium oranimense, a single window of DNA contains:
- a CDS encoding T9SS type A sorting domain-containing protein, whose amino-acid sequence MIKNLFFVLLLAAQTVFAQIISKDPSFASNGVSNVANYTYAWTMAQGSNGSIYSSYSIPNGNETFVYKLTANGVLDSTFGSNGKIQLPYYTYQCQLKMQPDGKLVIFGYGNTSGGVSGSIDVWIVYRMLPNGQLDPTFGNNGTSTIPSGIGSDVNGRSLGLILQNGKIIVHSPTTIYRLNINGSIDTSFGNNGSVATQGNFYYGAFVLLDNQSNIICISKINSSYGNGVIEKYSPDGQPVTSFGNNGILQSNLEFSPLGTAMIDSNNKIVISKSDSTGNEILRLNPDGTLDNTFNSALSAISPSALAKSIIEKDGYYYIGGNQSTHPYTPYSSDESPAFITKLTQSGSIAPDFGYYPDSSLYSIEELVVNNNNNIIAGAQGGASIVKYLLNNTTLSIAETIKNNLEITFENPVKQNLIYRSKENVSKTEIYSLDGKIVKTLKDNNTNVSELLKGVYIAKVTLENGKTIVKKLIKD is encoded by the coding sequence ATGATAAAAAATTTATTTTTCGTGCTGCTTCTTGCGGCGCAAACTGTTTTTGCACAGATTATTTCTAAAGATCCTTCCTTTGCATCCAATGGAGTATCTAACGTTGCCAATTATACGTATGCCTGGACTATGGCCCAGGGTTCTAATGGCAGTATTTACTCATCTTATTCTATTCCAAATGGTAACGAAACATTTGTATATAAACTTACAGCTAATGGAGTTCTGGATTCAACTTTTGGGAGCAATGGAAAAATTCAGTTACCTTATTATACCTATCAATGTCAATTAAAAATGCAGCCTGACGGGAAATTGGTAATTTTTGGTTATGGCAATACCAGTGGTGGAGTTTCTGGTTCTATTGATGTATGGATAGTATATAGAATGCTTCCGAATGGCCAGTTAGATCCCACTTTTGGAAACAATGGTACTTCGACAATTCCTAGCGGTATTGGTAGTGATGTAAATGGTCGTTCTTTAGGACTGATCTTACAAAATGGAAAAATAATCGTTCACAGCCCTACTACTATATATAGATTAAATATTAATGGAAGTATTGATACCTCTTTCGGAAACAATGGTTCCGTAGCCACTCAGGGAAACTTTTACTATGGTGCGTTCGTGCTATTGGACAATCAATCTAATATTATCTGTATCAGTAAGATCAACTCATCTTATGGTAACGGTGTGATTGAAAAATACAGTCCGGATGGGCAGCCTGTAACTAGCTTTGGAAATAATGGCATTTTACAATCAAATTTGGAGTTCTCACCTTTAGGTACTGCAATGATTGACAGCAATAATAAAATTGTTATTTCAAAATCAGATTCTACAGGCAATGAAATTTTGAGATTAAACCCGGATGGTACCCTTGATAATACATTTAATTCTGCCTTATCTGCAATATCTCCCAGCGCTTTGGCTAAAAGTATTATTGAAAAAGATGGATATTACTACATTGGAGGAAACCAATCAACTCATCCATATACTCCTTATTCGTCAGATGAATCTCCAGCTTTTATTACAAAGCTCACTCAAAGTGGCTCAATAGCTCCTGATTTTGGTTATTATCCGGATAGTTCACTTTATAGTATTGAAGAACTCGTTGTTAATAACAACAATAATATTATTGCAGGTGCACAAGGGGGAGCATCTATAGTAAAATATCTCTTAAATAATACTACATTATCAATAGCAGAAACTATAAAAAATAATTTGGAAATTACTTTTGAAAATCCCGTTAAACAAAACCTGATTTACCGATCCAAAGAAAATGTAAGCAAAACAGAAATTTACTCCCTTGACGGAAAAATCGTAAAAACCCTGAAAGATAATAACACAAATGTATCCGAATTATTAAAAGGAGTTTATATTGCAAAAGTTACTTTGGAAAACGGAAAGACAATTGTAAAAAAACTTATAAAGGATTAA
- a CDS encoding OsmC family protein has translation MSKDHHYKATIHWTGNKGTGTSSYRNYERSYNIQIENKSLIEGSSDPAFRGDKTKHNPEDMFLSSLSSCHMLWYLHFCSEEGIIVTDYKDEATGIMTETADGSGHFTSVTLHPTVTVTEESMIEKAKELHHKAGQFCFIARSVNFPVEHIPTLLVK, from the coding sequence ATGAGCAAAGACCACCACTACAAAGCAACAATCCACTGGACAGGAAACAAAGGAACAGGTACCAGCAGCTACAGAAATTACGAAAGAAGCTATAACATTCAAATTGAAAATAAATCTCTTATTGAAGGGTCTTCTGATCCTGCATTTCGTGGGGATAAAACCAAGCATAATCCTGAAGATATGTTCCTCTCTTCCCTTTCTTCCTGCCATATGCTCTGGTATCTGCATTTCTGCTCCGAAGAAGGCATCATTGTTACCGATTATAAGGATGAAGCTACCGGCATTATGACTGAAACAGCAGACGGAAGCGGGCATTTTACATCTGTTACCTTACATCCTACAGTTACTGTTACGGAAGAATCAATGATTGAGAAAGCGAAAGAACTGCATCATAAGGCAGGTCAGTTTTGCTTTATCGCCAGGTCGGTTAATTTTCCGGTAGAACATATCCCTACCCTGTTAGTTAAATAA
- a CDS encoding response regulator transcription factor has product MKPRLTIFDEPLLYTEGLSKLLSQSKIFNTIDICNSHEHLFEQLKLDPPEILVISSNMLMLTDIFRLVEDITSTNKKIKIIVIGNSYDMIDIRKLFNKGIKSYLDKNSRYDEFLKSINILLLNEIYICDNAKERMINFISSEEGKSNPHIKEPLTRREMEILKLICDGFSSKDISEKLFISINTVETHRKRILLKLNAKNSVGIVKYALENHIID; this is encoded by the coding sequence ATGAAACCAAGATTAACTATTTTTGATGAGCCATTGCTGTATACAGAAGGCTTGTCAAAGCTCCTTTCACAGAGCAAAATTTTTAACACAATTGACATTTGTAATTCTCATGAACACTTATTTGAACAATTAAAACTGGATCCTCCGGAAATTCTGGTCATAAGCTCCAATATGCTGATGCTTACAGATATTTTCCGGCTTGTAGAAGACATTACCTCCACCAACAAAAAAATCAAGATTATTGTCATAGGCAATAGTTATGATATGATTGATATCCGGAAGCTTTTTAACAAAGGCATAAAGAGCTATCTCGACAAAAACAGCAGATATGATGAATTTCTGAAATCCATAAACATCCTGCTTTTAAATGAGATCTACATCTGTGATAATGCAAAAGAAAGAATGATCAACTTTATCAGCAGTGAGGAAGGAAAATCCAATCCGCACATCAAAGAGCCTCTTACGCGCAGAGAAATGGAGATCCTTAAACTGATATGCGACGGCTTCAGCAGCAAAGATATTTCTGAAAAGCTCTTTATAAGCATCAATACTGTAGAAACCCACCGCAAAAGAATTCTCTTAAAATTAAACGCAAAAAATTCCGTAGGAATTGTAAAATACGCCTTAGAAAACCACATTATCGACTGA
- a CDS encoding carboxypeptidase-like regulatory domain-containing protein has protein sequence MKTLIKIISIFILTLCLFSCNEDLIEQAQTGSLKGKVVKRGTNVPIPNVKIFTAPTTQTVFSGTDGTFEIAAMPIGNYSVKAELSGYLTNFQGVNIQNQNQVVTVVFEMDDDESLNSPPSAPQLLSPVDNAVNQPLNVELTWTATDPDTADVLRYSLTIKNNLDTNVIQVNDLAAKHYSLSNLKFGVSYFWQVSVSDGIHPPVLSTISKFTTNTVPANRYHYVQKQNGNFVIMSSDGAGNSFQFTNSSYNSWRPRKNNNAGLIAFLRTEGGSTHIYTANPDGSNPFKVTTVPAAGFNNYEMDFAWSTNGQEILYSNFNKLYRINKDGSGLTLVYTTPDGSMISECDWSYDGSRIALKTNDYNGYNTKIYIIDMTGSVLKTVLSGTAGASGGLNFSVDGQMLVFTRDISGYQDGSGNYRQLDSHIFIYNLTSDTVYDISAESEKPMGTNDLDPRFSPNNAQVIFMNTSNDNISQKNVMVIDLNSTLTNLSRASLFSNSEMPDYE, from the coding sequence ATGAAAACTTTAATCAAAATAATCAGCATATTCATCCTTACTCTTTGTCTGTTTTCATGTAATGAAGATCTTATAGAACAGGCTCAGACAGGCTCATTGAAAGGAAAAGTTGTAAAACGGGGCACCAATGTGCCAATTCCTAATGTGAAAATTTTTACAGCACCTACTACACAGACGGTTTTCAGCGGAACAGACGGTACATTTGAAATTGCCGCAATGCCGATAGGAAATTATTCTGTGAAGGCAGAACTCTCCGGCTATCTCACCAATTTTCAGGGTGTCAATATACAAAATCAAAACCAGGTGGTAACCGTGGTTTTTGAAATGGACGATGATGAATCGCTCAACTCTCCTCCTTCTGCGCCGCAGCTGCTAAGTCCGGTAGACAATGCGGTGAATCAACCTTTAAACGTTGAGCTGACATGGACTGCTACAGATCCCGATACGGCTGATGTTTTAAGATACAGTTTAACAATTAAAAATAACCTTGATACGAATGTGATCCAGGTTAATGATTTGGCAGCGAAACATTATTCGCTTTCCAATTTGAAGTTTGGTGTTAGTTACTTCTGGCAGGTGTCTGTTTCGGACGGCATTCACCCGCCAGTTTTAAGTACCATCAGTAAATTTACCACCAATACGGTTCCTGCCAACCGTTATCATTATGTACAGAAACAGAACGGAAACTTTGTAATTATGTCAAGCGATGGGGCAGGGAACAGTTTCCAGTTTACCAACTCATCCTATAACAGCTGGAGACCAAGGAAAAACAACAATGCCGGACTGATTGCATTTCTGCGGACGGAAGGCGGAAGTACCCATATTTACACAGCGAATCCTGACGGATCAAATCCTTTTAAGGTCACGACAGTGCCTGCTGCAGGATTCAATAATTATGAAATGGATTTTGCCTGGAGTACAAACGGACAGGAAATTCTTTATTCAAACTTCAATAAATTATACAGGATTAATAAAGATGGCAGCGGACTGACTTTAGTGTACACGACGCCGGACGGTAGCATGATCTCAGAGTGTGACTGGAGCTATGACGGCAGCAGAATCGCTTTAAAAACGAATGACTACAACGGATATAATACAAAAATTTATATAATAGATATGACAGGAAGTGTTTTGAAAACTGTTCTGTCCGGAACAGCAGGAGCGTCAGGAGGACTGAATTTCTCAGTGGACGGCCAAATGCTGGTCTTCACCCGGGATATTTCAGGATATCAGGACGGAAGCGGAAATTACCGCCAGCTTGATTCTCATATCTTTATCTATAACCTGACCAGCGATACCGTATACGATATTTCTGCGGAAAGTGAAAAACCAATGGGAACCAATGATCTTGACCCAAGATTTTCACCAAACAATGCCCAGGTGATCTTCATGAATACCTCCAATGACAATATTTCCCAGAAAAATGTGATGGTTATTGATCTCAACAGTACGTTGACCAATCTTTCAAGAGCTTCTCTTTTCAGCAATAGTGAAATGCCGGATTATGAGTAG
- a CDS encoding CsgG/HfaB family protein has protein sequence MRTYIYTRIFFCMFLLCLMQACSSILGLPSDPERSTMGELTPSTAELRNLPLPNEKIVIGVYKFRDQTGQYKPSENGNNWSTAVPQGTTTILIKALEDSRWFIPIERENIANLLNERQIIRSTRQEYMKDADKNSQSLPPLLYAGILLEGGVISYDSNTLTGGLGARYFGIGASTQYRQDRITIYLRAVSTLNGEILKTVYTSKTILSTSVNGSFFRYIDTERLLEAEVGLTQNEPVQLAVTEAIEKAVRSLIIEGTRDKIWGKASENLTGYQALINDYNKEQDANVGRTVGNKFPENYRQKMSVFTSVEAQKIKDDYVNAKMNVGGKVGVKYFISPNFNVEASGSYFTLENENIIKRNYLVPELNLEFLLFPKYRLSPYIYGGMGAMFSKYKPQYKGQVGGGLEFMIGNNTAIRASSQYDIGFKDNWEGMVNGKRKDQALRFAIGLNFYLGNK, from the coding sequence ATGAGAACTTACATTTACACCAGAATTTTTTTCTGTATGTTCCTGCTGTGCTTAATGCAGGCCTGCAGTTCGATCCTGGGTCTTCCTTCCGATCCTGAAAGATCCACCATGGGAGAGCTTACACCTTCCACTGCGGAACTGAGAAACCTTCCTCTTCCCAATGAAAAAATTGTCATAGGCGTCTATAAATTCAGGGACCAGACCGGTCAGTACAAACCGTCAGAAAATGGGAACAACTGGAGTACGGCGGTACCTCAGGGAACTACAACCATCCTGATTAAAGCGCTGGAAGACAGCCGTTGGTTCATTCCTATTGAAAGAGAAAATATTGCCAATCTTTTAAACGAAAGGCAGATCATCCGTTCCACAAGACAGGAATACATGAAAGATGCCGATAAAAACAGCCAGTCTCTTCCCCCTCTTCTCTATGCCGGGATCCTTCTGGAGGGCGGTGTGATCTCTTATGACAGCAATACCCTGACCGGAGGCCTCGGAGCAAGATACTTCGGAATAGGGGCATCTACACAATACCGACAGGACAGAATTACCATTTATCTTCGTGCCGTTTCTACTCTTAACGGCGAAATTCTTAAAACGGTTTATACTTCAAAAACAATTCTTTCTACCAGCGTGAACGGTAGCTTTTTCAGATATATCGATACGGAAAGGCTGTTGGAAGCGGAGGTTGGACTTACCCAAAACGAACCTGTACAGCTTGCGGTAACCGAAGCCATAGAAAAAGCGGTAAGGTCCCTGATCATTGAGGGGACCAGAGATAAAATATGGGGTAAAGCATCTGAAAACTTAACCGGCTATCAGGCACTCATCAATGATTACAACAAAGAGCAGGATGCGAATGTAGGCAGAACGGTCGGGAATAAGTTTCCGGAAAATTACAGACAGAAAATGTCCGTTTTCACCAGTGTGGAAGCTCAGAAAATCAAGGATGATTATGTAAATGCTAAAATGAATGTCGGTGGAAAAGTGGGAGTAAAATACTTTATAAGTCCCAATTTCAATGTTGAAGCCAGCGGCAGTTATTTCACTTTAGAGAATGAAAATATTATTAAACGAAATTACCTTGTTCCTGAGCTTAACCTCGAATTTCTCCTGTTTCCGAAATACAGGCTCAGTCCGTATATCTATGGCGGAATGGGAGCGATGTTTTCAAAATACAAACCTCAGTACAAAGGCCAGGTTGGCGGAGGGTTGGAATTCATGATTGGAAATAATACCGCAATCCGGGCTTCTTCACAATATGATATCGGTTTTAAAGACAACTGGGAAGGGATGGTGAACGGAAAAAGAAAGGATCAGGCACTCCGGTTCGCAATTGGACTCAATTTTTACCTTGGAAACAAATAA
- a CDS encoding curli production assembly/transport component CsgF: MKTIIIILIFIAGIFSGKSQQLVYKPANPAFGGDTFNYQWLLSSANAQNQFDKKNDFSNLLDNVNSLDSFSQSLNRQILSELSRKLFEDQFGQGSLKPGNYLFGSLYLQITTTAQGLLINILDTSTGDQSEIVIPK, encoded by the coding sequence ATGAAAACTATTATCATTATTTTAATCTTTATTGCGGGTATTTTCTCCGGAAAATCTCAGCAGCTCGTTTATAAGCCTGCCAATCCGGCATTTGGAGGTGATACCTTTAATTACCAGTGGCTTTTAAGTTCAGCAAATGCTCAGAATCAGTTTGATAAAAAAAATGATTTCAGCAATTTGCTCGATAATGTTAATTCTTTGGATAGTTTCAGCCAGAGCCTGAACAGGCAAATACTGAGTGAACTGTCCAGGAAATTGTTTGAGGATCAGTTCGGGCAGGGCAGTTTAAAGCCGGGAAATTATCTTTTCGGATCACTTTACCTGCAGATCACGACTACAGCCCAGGGACTTTTGATCAATATTTTGGATACCAGCACAGGTGATCAGTCCGAGATCGTCATTCCAAAATAA
- a CDS encoding curli production assembly/transport protein CsgE, translated as MKLLYSLNLCTLFIFLSATVNGQEDKKVNAKIEKSILENQIRLKAVVTNNTSVYKELNYLLVSIKKGNAGNLSNNQQSGKFSINPNEVKVLSEISVNLEQKDALKAFLYIKDEETQKLIAKDSLEINTDLFRKKTAKVEEDAVFELKGLTIDDTKTKVGKDFYDLFYIQYSQIPDKSNGAVTISELPLRGTSGQINIQIDDKVIYSFMTNPNEDYLKEQLAASLKYIIEFNAKKNLIKNEFIY; from the coding sequence ATGAAACTTTTATATTCCTTAAATCTGTGTACTTTATTTATCTTCCTGTCTGCCACAGTGAATGGGCAGGAAGATAAAAAAGTAAATGCAAAGATTGAAAAGAGTATTCTTGAAAATCAGATCAGGCTTAAAGCCGTTGTTACCAATAATACATCGGTGTATAAAGAGCTGAATTATCTGTTGGTTTCTATTAAAAAGGGGAATGCAGGAAATCTTTCCAATAACCAGCAGAGCGGGAAATTTTCCATCAATCCCAATGAAGTAAAAGTTTTATCTGAGATCAGTGTCAATCTTGAGCAGAAAGATGCCCTGAAAGCTTTTCTCTATATAAAAGATGAAGAAACCCAGAAGCTTATTGCAAAAGACAGCCTTGAAATTAATACTGACCTGTTCAGAAAGAAAACTGCCAAAGTAGAAGAAGATGCAGTCTTTGAACTGAAAGGACTTACCATTGATGATACCAAGACTAAGGTCGGAAAAGATTTTTATGATCTTTTTTATATCCAGTACAGCCAGATTCCCGACAAAAGCAACGGTGCGGTTACCATTTCCGAACTTCCGCTTCGCGGTACCAGCGGGCAGATCAATATCCAGATCGATGATAAAGTGATTTACAGCTTTATGACCAATCCAAACGAAGATTACCTGAAAGAACAGCTGGCAGCCAGCCTAAAATATATCATAGAATTTAATGCCAAGAAAAACCTTATTAAAAATGAATTTATTTACTAA
- a CDS encoding NUDIX hydrolase produces the protein MESFGKDLLRKITNVELPGINAHGVFSPPSRPIFTYDEVLAKNPKFAAVNIVLYLKDNEWYFPLIQRTINEHDRHSGQISLPGGKREEMDRDFAETAVRETSEEIGIDKHYIRVIREMSPIYIPPSNFYVYPYISYTKKNPLFVLQQSEAVETIEFPITSFLSLPDNPEIMALPGAAGHEVPVINFNGYIIWGATAMILSEFSQLLKKM, from the coding sequence ATGGAAAGTTTTGGAAAAGATTTATTGAGGAAAATTACAAATGTAGAGCTGCCGGGGATCAATGCCCATGGAGTATTTTCACCTCCTTCCCGGCCTATATTTACCTATGATGAAGTGCTGGCAAAAAATCCGAAATTTGCAGCCGTTAATATTGTTCTCTATTTAAAAGATAATGAATGGTATTTTCCCCTGATTCAAAGGACTATCAATGAGCACGACAGACACAGCGGGCAGATCTCTTTACCCGGCGGAAAGCGTGAGGAAATGGATAGAGACTTTGCCGAAACCGCCGTACGCGAAACCTCGGAAGAAATAGGTATAGATAAACATTATATCAGGGTGATCAGGGAAATGTCTCCTATCTATATCCCGCCAAGTAATTTTTATGTATATCCTTATATTTCGTATACCAAAAAGAATCCGCTTTTCGTTCTTCAGCAGAGTGAAGCGGTAGAAACTATAGAATTTCCTATCACCTCTTTTCTCAGCCTTCCGGATAATCCTGAAATTATGGCACTTCCGGGTGCAGCAGGACATGAAGTGCCGGTCATTAATTTCAACGGATATATTATCTGGGGCGCTACAGCAATGATATTGAGCGAGTTTAGCCAGTTGTTGAAAAAAATGTAA
- a CDS encoding 1-acyl-sn-glycerol-3-phosphate acyltransferase, giving the protein MAKKNIFTDAFGTPYFLKRFIIFILGVVSYRRFNGFNKLRITGTEHLVDLPDSNVLFVSNHQTYFADVAAMYHAFCAVNNGYLNTIKNPIYLLNPKIDFYYVAAEETMNKGILPKIFKIAGAVTVKRTWRSEGRNVNRMVDLTEVDNIMKALDNGWVATFPQGTTSAFAQGRRGTAKLVKNQRPIVIPIKINGFRRAFDKKGLRVKVTGVKPTMEFKAPLDIDYDNEKAPEILLKIMTAIEQTEDFNVLHNYDEELKAKKLEQKDSNN; this is encoded by the coding sequence ATGGCGAAGAAAAATATTTTCACCGATGCATTCGGAACACCTTATTTTTTAAAAAGGTTTATTATTTTTATTTTAGGGGTTGTATCTTACAGAAGGTTCAACGGCTTTAATAAATTAAGGATAACCGGTACGGAACACCTTGTGGATCTTCCCGATTCCAATGTTCTTTTCGTGTCCAACCATCAGACGTATTTTGCAGACGTAGCAGCAATGTACCATGCGTTCTGTGCGGTAAACAATGGTTATCTGAACACAATTAAAAACCCTATTTACCTGCTCAACCCAAAGATCGATTTTTACTATGTGGCAGCAGAAGAAACCATGAATAAAGGAATTCTTCCGAAGATTTTCAAGATTGCCGGTGCTGTAACGGTAAAAAGAACATGGAGGTCAGAAGGTAGAAACGTCAACAGAATGGTAGATCTTACTGAAGTTGACAATATTATGAAAGCTTTGGACAATGGCTGGGTAGCAACCTTCCCTCAGGGTACTACATCTGCTTTTGCTCAAGGAAGAAGAGGCACAGCCAAACTTGTTAAAAATCAGCGCCCGATCGTGATCCCTATCAAGATCAACGGTTTTAGAAGGGCATTTGATAAAAAAGGCCTCCGTGTAAAGGTTACGGGCGTAAAACCTACCATGGAGTTCAAGGCACCTCTTGATATAGATTACGACAATGAAAAAGCGCCTGAAATTTTATTGAAAATCATGACTGCCATAGAGCAGACAGAAGATTTCAATGTACTGCACAATTATGATGAAGAACTTAAAGCTAAAAAATTAGAACAAAAGGATTCAAATAATTAA
- the murC gene encoding UDP-N-acetylmuramate--L-alanine ligase, which yields MKTHFIAIGGSAMHNLAIALKDKGYQVTGSDDAIFEPSRSRLEKKGILPQEMGWFPEKITSDIDAVILGMHAHQDNPELAKAKELGLKIYSYPEFLYEQSKNKTRVVIAGSHGKTTITSMILHVLNFHQKDVDFMVGAQLEGFDCMVKLTQENDFMVLEGDEYLSSPIDLRSKFLLYQPNIALMSGIAWDHINVFKTFDDYIDQFRKFVASITPGGVLVYNEEDPEVVKVVEAAENYFRKIPYKTPEYEISNGKVYLKTEMGDVPLSVFGSHNLLNMEGARHICRQLGIMDEDFYEAIMSFKGASKRLEKVERQDQGVLYKDFAHAPSKVKATVKAFCEQFKKEKKYGFLELHTYSSLNPVFLEQYDHAMDGLDEAVVFYSEDALKIKRMEPISPEFIKEKFKNDTLRVFTNAEDLHAYWETLDKTNGVFLMMSSGNFGGLDLSK from the coding sequence TTGAAAACCCACTTCATTGCTATCGGCGGAAGCGCCATGCATAATCTTGCTATTGCATTAAAGGATAAAGGATATCAGGTAACAGGTTCGGATGATGCTATTTTTGAACCGTCACGATCCAGGCTGGAAAAGAAAGGAATTCTGCCTCAGGAAATGGGCTGGTTCCCGGAAAAAATAACTTCGGATATAGATGCCGTGATCCTTGGTATGCATGCCCATCAGGATAATCCTGAGCTGGCAAAGGCAAAAGAGCTGGGTTTAAAAATTTATTCATATCCTGAATTCCTTTACGAGCAGTCGAAAAACAAAACAAGAGTGGTTATTGCCGGATCGCACGGTAAAACAACCATTACTTCCATGATTCTTCACGTGCTGAACTTTCATCAGAAAGATGTAGATTTTATGGTAGGGGCTCAGCTTGAAGGTTTTGACTGTATGGTAAAACTAACACAGGAAAACGATTTTATGGTGCTGGAGGGTGATGAATACCTTTCCTCTCCTATTGACCTTCGTTCCAAATTTCTTCTTTACCAGCCGAATATTGCTTTAATGAGCGGTATTGCATGGGATCATATCAATGTATTCAAAACGTTCGATGATTATATAGATCAGTTCAGAAAATTCGTTGCGAGCATTACCCCGGGTGGTGTTCTGGTATACAATGAGGAGGATCCAGAAGTGGTAAAAGTAGTGGAAGCCGCTGAGAATTATTTCAGAAAAATTCCTTACAAAACTCCTGAATATGAGATCAGCAACGGAAAAGTATATCTGAAAACTGAAATGGGCGATGTTCCGCTTTCTGTTTTCGGGTCTCACAACCTGCTGAACATGGAAGGGGCAAGACATATCTGCCGTCAGCTGGGTATTATGGATGAAGATTTCTATGAAGCTATTATGAGCTTTAAAGGAGCTTCAAAACGTCTTGAAAAAGTAGAAAGACAGGATCAGGGCGTTTTATACAAAGATTTTGCCCATGCGCCAAGTAAAGTAAAAGCAACCGTAAAAGCGTTCTGTGAACAGTTTAAAAAGGAAAAAAAATATGGTTTCCTTGAGCTTCACACTTATTCAAGCTTAAATCCTGTTTTTCTGGAACAGTATGACCATGCTATGGACGGTTTGGATGAAGCTGTTGTTTTCTATTCTGAAGATGCATTAAAGATCAAAAGAATGGAACCTATTTCTCCCGAATTCATCAAAGAGAAGTTTAAAAATGATACTTTGAGAGTATTCACAAATGCTGAAGACCTGCATGCGTATTGGGAAACTTTGGATAAAACAAACGGCGTTTTCCTTATGATGAGCTCCGGTAATTTCGGAGGTTTGGATCTAAGTAAATAA
- a CDS encoding NAD(P)H-dependent flavin oxidoreductase, with translation MFWPDSISKILEIKYPIIQAPMFGVSTPQMAVAVAKAGCLGSLALADLSADKSAELIRETRKLTDQSFAVNIFVHDIPELTESLREKFIKTKQFITDLAKENHIEVKLPDLEEIKLNSYHDQVEAVIEEGCKVLSFTFGNLDEKSIERLKENGVTLIGTCTSLQEALVLEKSGIDIICVQGIEAGGHRGTFEADHIPEIGGISLLSQVYDHIKVPLIYAGGMYNGKTLRAAKELGAQGFQVGSMLLASQESALQPFEKEKLKNVTGKDIVLTKSFSGRYARGIKNKFIESIEDSGYIMPYPYQNKLTNELRRVSKTFSNSDFVSIWAGQSVHDYSMLSTENILTRLISAAEAGS, from the coding sequence ATGTTTTGGCCGGACTCCATCAGTAAAATTTTAGAGATAAAATATCCCATTATTCAGGCTCCGATGTTTGGAGTAAGTACTCCCCAAATGGCTGTAGCAGTTGCAAAAGCAGGATGTCTTGGATCATTGGCCCTGGCTGATCTTTCTGCTGACAAATCTGCTGAACTGATCAGAGAGACCAGAAAGCTCACAGACCAGTCTTTTGCGGTTAATATTTTTGTTCACGATATTCCTGAGCTTACCGAATCTCTGAGAGAAAAATTTATTAAAACGAAGCAGTTTATCACCGATCTGGCAAAGGAAAATCATATAGAAGTAAAGCTTCCGGATCTCGAAGAGATTAAATTGAACAGTTACCATGATCAGGTAGAGGCTGTTATTGAAGAAGGCTGCAAAGTATTAAGCTTTACTTTCGGGAACCTGGATGAGAAAAGCATTGAAAGGCTGAAAGAAAACGGAGTAACGCTTATCGGAACCTGTACTTCACTGCAAGAAGCATTAGTTCTGGAAAAATCCGGGATTGATATTATTTGTGTGCAGGGAATTGAAGCCGGAGGGCACAGAGGGACATTTGAAGCAGATCATATTCCGGAAATCGGTGGAATTTCCTTGCTTTCCCAAGTTTATGATCATATAAAAGTCCCTTTGATCTATGCAGGGGGAATGTATAACGGGAAAACTTTAAGAGCGGCAAAAGAGCTGGGTGCGCAGGGCTTTCAGGTAGGAAGCATGTTATTGGCATCGCAGGAAAGCGCTTTACAGCCTTTTGAAAAAGAGAAGTTGAAAAACGTAACGGGAAAAGATATTGTTCTGACAAAAAGTTTTTCGGGACGGTATGCAAGAGGGATAAAAAATAAATTCATAGAAAGCATCGAAGATTCCGGCTATATCATGCCATATCCTTATCAGAATAAACTGACCAATGAGCTGAGAAGGGTTTCAAAAACGTTCAGCAATTCAGATTTTGTAAGCATCTGGGCAGGGCAGTCTGTTCATGATTACAGTATGCTTTCTACAGAAAACATTTTGACAAGGCTTATTTCTGCAGCTGAAGCAGGGTCTTAA